One segment of Rissa tridactyla isolate bRisTri1 chromosome 17, bRisTri1.patW.cur.20221130, whole genome shotgun sequence DNA contains the following:
- the LOC128918726 gene encoding olfactory receptor 10AG1-like, which produces MSQRKGLENHTAGPGFLLLGFSDHANLQGLRFTVFLVIYLMVLTGNGLMPKMLRAFLTGDGSISFLGCAAQLYFLVLLGSTESLLLVAVSYDRCVATCDPLHYGLILNGRLCVRLVVGSWVAVIPVQVGQTYQLFTLPGCASHSLHHFFCDVPPLLELACADTFWNQVMLHTIILLFAVLPFSLMVVSYTQIVRAMLKMPSVLGRRKAFSTCSSHLGVVTVFYGSLMVVYFKRRSRDSADTDKYLALFYTIVTPMRNPVIYSLRNKEVRIALKRLLWRK; this is translated from the coding sequence ATGTCCCAAAGAAAAGGCTTGGAGAACCACACAGCAGGACCTGGCTTTCTTCTTCTGGGATTCTCTGACCACGCCAAcctgcaaggcttgcgcttcacAGTCTTCCTGGTCATCTACCTCATGGTCCTCACAGGGAATGGCCTCATGCCAAAaatgctgcgggctttcctgacgGGAGACGGCAGCATTTCCTTCCttggctgtgctgcccagctgtatttcctggttTTGCTGGGCAGCACCGAAAGCCTTCTCCTGGTTGCCGTATCCTACGACCGCTGTGTAGCTACCTGTGACCCCCTGCACTATGGCCTCATCCTGAATGGGAGGCTCTGTGTCAGACTGGTGGTGGGCTCATGGGTGGCTGTCATCCCAGTACAAGTAGGGCAGACTTACCAGCTGTTCACTTTGCCCGGCTGTGCATCCCATAGCCTTCATCACTTCTTCTGTGATGTCCCCCCTCTGTTGGAACTGGCCTGTGCAGACACTTTCTGGAACCAAGTGATGCTGCACACCATCATCCTGCTCTTTGcagtccttcccttttccttgatGGTCGTTTCTTACACTCAAATTGTCAGGGCAATGCTGAAAATGCCTTCAGTTCTGGGCAGAcgcaaagccttttccacctgctccTCACACCTGGGGGTGGTGACTGTCTTCTATGGCTCCCTCATGGTTGTGTACTTTAAACGACGGTCAAGAGACTCTGCAGACACTGACAAATACCTTGCCCTGTTTTACACGATTGTGACCCCCATGCGCAACCCCGTCATCTATAGCCTGAGGAATAAGGAAGTGAGAATTGCCCTGAAGAGGCTCCTATGGAGAAAGTGA
- the LOC128918727 gene encoding olfactory receptor 14A16-like, whose product MSNGSSITHFLLLAFADTRELQLLHFWLFLAIYLAALLGNGLIITAVACDHRLHTPMYFFLLNLALLDLGCISTTLPKAMANSLWNTRAISYLGCVAQVFLFVTFISAEFYLLTIMAYDRYAAICKPLHYGSLLGSRACVHMAAAAWGSGFLTALLHTANTFSIPLCQGNALDQFFCEIPQILKLSCSDADYLREGRLLVFAAFFSFACFVFIVVSYVQIFRAVLRIPSEQGRHKAFSTCLPHLAVVSLFLSTATLAYLKPSSISSPVLDLVMSILYLVVPPAVNPLIYSMRNQELRDALRKLLQYTAIFTENSRTTFCS is encoded by the coding sequence atgtccaacggcagctccatcacccacttcctcctgctggcattcgcagacacgcgggagctgcagctcttgcacttctggctcttcctggccatctacctggctgccctcctgggcaatggcctcatcatcactgccgtagcctgtgaccaccgcctccacacccccatgtacttcttcctcctcaacctcgccctcctcgacctgggctgcatctccaccactctccccaaagccatggccaattccctctggaacaccagggccatctcctacttgggatgtgttgcacaggtcttcctgtttgtcaccttcatctcagcagagttttatcttctcaccatcatggcctatgaccgctacgctgccatctgcaaacccctgcactatgggtccctcctgggcagcagagcttgtgtccacatggcagcagctgcctggggcagtggctttctcactgctctcctgcacacTGCCAATACGTTTTCAATacccctctgccaaggcaatgccctagaccagttcttctgtgaaatcccccagatcctcaagctctcctgctcagacgcagactacctcagggaaggCAGGCTTcttgtgtttgctgcttttttttcttttgcctgttttgttttcattgtggtgtcctatgtgcagatcttcagggctgtgctgaggatcccctcagagcagggacgacacaaagccttttccacgtgcctccctcacctggccgtggtctctctgtttctcagcactgccacaTTGGCCTACCTGaagccctcctccatctcctccccagtacTAGACCTAGTGATGTCCATTCTGTACTTGGTGGTGCCTCcggcagtgaaccccctcatctacagcatgaggaaccaggagctcagggatgccctgaggaaactattGCAATATACTGCAATATTCACAGAAAACAGCAGGACAACCTTCTGTTCATAA